A region of Pyxidicoccus parkwaysis DNA encodes the following proteins:
- the nusA gene encoding transcription termination factor NusA — MATQQANPSVNLNLVLDQVAKDKGIDRAVLIATLEDAMKTAAKKHFGQDRELEAKYDPDKGVVELFQAITVVDEIVDPVQAVNQITTGEAHKKGMEVESGDELVFQIFYRDEDAAEAKAQDDQYGDILRLKTFRRGFGRIAAQTAKQVILQRTRDAERENVFNEYKDRKNEIVTGIARRFERGNIIVDLGRAEAVLPVREQVPRETYRPGDRVQAYVLDVLRESKGPQIVLSRASVNLLTKLFEMEVPEIAEGIVVIEAAAREPGGRAKIAVSSRDSDVDPVGACVGMKGSRVQAVVQELRGEKIDIVPFDEDPARFVCSALAPAEVSRVIIDEANHAMELIVPDDQLSLAIGRRGQNVRLAAQLTGWKLDINSESRVRELREFASRSLGSLPGVNEMLVETLYAHGFRQARDIADANPEMLAQLPGIDPARIPSMQEAARKRMVEDQAELSRMDYEREQARIAEARRHPDELTQSERMARVRGVGEKTIEQLILAGYKTVEDIANEKDLAKLGDVPGVGIKKARQLKSAAENYLVEEAKLRAELNAERGAMTATLEGGAEATKSP, encoded by the coding sequence ATGGCCACGCAGCAAGCCAACCCGAGCGTCAACCTCAACCTCGTCCTCGACCAGGTCGCCAAGGACAAGGGCATCGACCGGGCTGTGCTGATTGCCACCCTCGAGGACGCGATGAAGACCGCGGCCAAGAAGCATTTCGGCCAGGACCGCGAGCTCGAGGCCAAGTACGACCCCGACAAGGGCGTGGTGGAGCTGTTCCAGGCCATCACCGTGGTGGATGAAATCGTGGACCCCGTCCAGGCGGTGAATCAGATCACCACCGGCGAGGCGCACAAGAAGGGCATGGAGGTGGAGTCCGGGGACGAGCTCGTCTTCCAGATCTTCTACCGCGACGAGGACGCCGCCGAGGCCAAGGCGCAGGACGACCAGTACGGCGACATCTTGCGCCTGAAGACCTTCCGCCGCGGCTTCGGCCGCATCGCCGCGCAGACGGCCAAGCAGGTCATCCTGCAGCGCACCCGCGACGCCGAGCGGGAGAACGTCTTCAACGAGTACAAGGACCGCAAGAACGAGATTGTCACCGGCATTGCCCGGCGGTTCGAGCGCGGCAACATCATCGTGGACCTGGGCCGCGCCGAGGCCGTGCTGCCGGTGCGCGAGCAGGTGCCGCGCGAGACGTACCGCCCCGGTGACCGCGTGCAGGCCTACGTGCTGGACGTGCTCCGCGAGTCCAAGGGCCCCCAGATTGTCCTCAGCCGCGCCTCCGTCAACCTGCTCACCAAGCTCTTCGAGATGGAGGTCCCGGAAATCGCCGAGGGCATCGTCGTCATCGAGGCGGCGGCGCGTGAGCCGGGCGGCCGCGCGAAGATTGCGGTGTCCAGCCGGGACTCGGACGTGGACCCGGTGGGCGCGTGCGTGGGCATGAAGGGCAGCCGCGTGCAGGCGGTGGTGCAGGAGCTGCGCGGCGAGAAGATCGACATCGTCCCGTTCGACGAGGACCCGGCACGCTTCGTGTGCTCGGCGCTGGCGCCGGCGGAGGTCAGCCGCGTCATCATCGACGAGGCCAACCACGCCATGGAGCTCATCGTCCCGGACGACCAGCTCAGCCTCGCCATCGGCCGGCGCGGGCAGAACGTGCGCCTGGCCGCCCAGCTCACCGGCTGGAAGCTGGACATCAACAGCGAGAGCCGGGTGCGCGAGCTGCGCGAGTTCGCCAGCCGCTCGCTGGGCTCGCTGCCGGGCGTCAACGAGATGCTGGTGGAGACGCTCTACGCCCACGGCTTCCGCCAGGCCCGCGACATCGCGGACGCCAACCCGGAGATGCTGGCGCAGCTGCCGGGCATCGACCCCGCCCGCATCCCCTCCATGCAGGAGGCCGCTCGCAAGCGGATGGTCGAGGATCAGGCGGAACTGTCCCGCATGGATTATGAAAGGGAGCAGGCCCGCATCGCCGAGGCCCGCCGCCATCCGGACGAGCTCACCCAGTCCGAGCGCATGGCGCGTGTCAGGGGCGTGGGCGAGAAGACCATCGAACAGCTCATCCTCGCCGGCTACAAGACGGTGGAGGACATCGCCAACGAGAAGGACCTGGCGAAGCTGGGCGACGTGCCGGGTGTGGGAATCAAGAAGGCCCGCCAGCTCAAGAGCGCGGCGGAGAACTACCTCGTGGAGGAGGCCAAGCTGCGCGCGGAGCTGAATGCCGAGCGTGGCGCCATGACGGCGACCCTGGAAGGTGGCGCGGAAGCCACCAAGTCGCCGTAA
- the rimP gene encoding ribosome maturation factor RimP: MSEKNLKQTVEERAMSLLDPIVAGEGLELVDLEFLREREGWVLRLFIDKPGGRVGLDECTQVSRAVDPALDVEDLVPHEYSLEVSSPGVNRPLKKPTHFERVKGQKVKVKTFGPVGEPPRKNFTGTLTEVAGDGISVDVEGAGTFHILFKDIAKANLEFEF, encoded by the coding sequence ATGTCGGAGAAGAACCTCAAGCAGACGGTGGAGGAGCGGGCCATGAGCCTGCTTGACCCCATTGTCGCGGGTGAAGGCCTGGAGCTCGTGGACCTGGAATTCCTCCGGGAGCGCGAGGGCTGGGTCCTCCGGTTGTTCATCGACAAGCCGGGTGGGCGGGTGGGGCTGGATGAGTGCACCCAGGTGTCGCGCGCGGTGGACCCCGCGCTCGACGTGGAGGACCTCGTCCCCCACGAGTACAGCCTGGAGGTCTCCAGCCCCGGGGTGAACCGGCCGCTGAAGAAGCCGACTCACTTCGAGCGGGTGAAGGGACAGAAGGTGAAGGTGAAGACCTTCGGGCCGGTGGGCGAGCCCCCGCGCAAGAACTTCACCGGCACGCTGACCGAGGTGGCGGGCGACGGCATCTCGGTGGACGTGGAAGGTGCCGGAACCTTCCACATCCTCTTCAAGGACATCGCGAAGGCGAACCTGGAGTTCGAGTTCTAG
- a CDS encoding carbon-nitrogen hydrolase family protein gives MHLIAAAQMVSTADKSHNLEVATRLVRRAAGLGARLVGLPENFAWMGPEPERAGAAEGLDGPTLGRMAELARDLRVTLLAGSVLETGAPGGRLYNTSVLFGPGGERLAVYRKMHLFDVEVGDGATYQESAAVAPGTEVVAADTEVGRLGLSVCYDLRFPELYRRLSKDGATLLAVPAAFTLMTGKDHWEVLLRARAIENQAYVLAPAQGGKHSANRLTYGHAMVVDPWGLVTARASEGEGLAVAPVDPELQARIRRNLPCLQHRRLD, from the coding sequence ATGCACCTCATCGCCGCCGCGCAGATGGTGTCCACCGCGGACAAGAGCCACAACCTGGAGGTCGCCACCCGCCTCGTGCGGCGGGCGGCCGGATTGGGAGCCCGCCTCGTTGGTCTCCCGGAGAACTTCGCGTGGATGGGGCCGGAGCCCGAGCGCGCCGGCGCCGCCGAGGGCCTGGACGGGCCCACGCTCGGCCGCATGGCGGAACTGGCCCGAGACCTCAGGGTGACGCTGCTGGCCGGCAGCGTGTTGGAAACAGGCGCGCCGGGAGGTCGGCTCTACAACACCAGTGTCCTCTTCGGCCCGGGAGGCGAGCGGCTGGCCGTGTACCGGAAGATGCACCTGTTCGACGTGGAGGTGGGTGACGGGGCCACCTACCAGGAGTCCGCCGCCGTTGCGCCGGGCACTGAAGTCGTGGCCGCGGACACGGAGGTGGGCCGGCTGGGCCTGTCCGTCTGCTACGATTTGCGCTTCCCGGAGCTGTACCGGCGGCTGTCGAAGGATGGCGCCACCCTGCTGGCGGTGCCGGCGGCTTTCACGCTGATGACGGGCAAGGACCACTGGGAGGTGCTGCTCCGGGCGCGGGCCATTGAAAACCAGGCGTACGTGCTGGCTCCCGCACAAGGTGGGAAACACTCCGCCAACCGCCTCACCTATGGCCATGCCATGGTGGTGGACCCGTGGGGGCTGGTGACGGCGCGCGCGTCTGAGGGCGAGGGGCTGGCGGTGGCGCCGGTGGACCCGGAGCTGCAAGCGCGCATCCGCCGCAACCTGCCCTGCCTGCAGCACCGCCGACTGGACTAG
- a CDS encoding FecR family protein has product MLLALALSASSLGCSAEETPPAPALSTRPAPAPRAHLKGVKGAVQIKRATEDDWSVAREGLALFENDKVRTELGAGADLVFASDGGTVHLGGDSLIGIAETRPRPGQQRTDLTVLRGRIDAELEQPSKQSLTVTTPAATIQAGREIVFQ; this is encoded by the coding sequence ATGCTGCTCGCGCTCGCGCTCTCGGCCTCGAGTCTCGGCTGCTCCGCCGAGGAGACGCCGCCTGCGCCCGCGCTTTCCACCCGTCCGGCCCCCGCGCCCCGTGCCCACCTCAAGGGCGTGAAGGGCGCGGTGCAAATCAAGCGCGCCACCGAGGATGACTGGAGCGTGGCGCGCGAGGGACTGGCCCTCTTCGAGAACGACAAGGTGCGCACCGAGCTGGGCGCGGGCGCGGACCTCGTCTTCGCCAGCGACGGCGGCACGGTGCACCTGGGGGGCGACTCGCTCATCGGCATCGCCGAGACGCGCCCCCGTCCGGGCCAGCAGCGCACGGACCTCACGGTGCTGCGCGGCCGCATCGACGCGGAGTTGGAGCAGCCCTCCAAGCAGTCACTCACCGTCACCACGCCGGCCGCCACCATCCAGGCGGGAAGGGAGATTGTCTTCCAATGA
- a CDS encoding peptidoglycan-binding protein LysM: MKTALLMLLAGLGATAQDTAVVGPHETLRQVAERTVGDPGAAAEIQALNGLATDTVPEGTRLKVPGGERALALKALETARTLVGDAGASPAAEARLKEAEAHFRAARYAQASEAANAAGKQVAAAPTPQSSAFSVEVGRDGGTTTVTVKKGPPVRVEAEGVTRPVPPGVSMSVERGQPPPAPPPALVAPQPGFPEDGELLKRRPDRAGRLGPVKLSWAGVPGAERYEVEVLRDMEGTPVFVQAVSAVEVKLPVLPAGRYRWTVRAVGAAGKSEPGPVRRFELVSERLKLEVQKGQWQ, encoded by the coding sequence ATGAAGACGGCGCTCCTCATGCTGCTGGCGGGACTGGGCGCCACCGCGCAGGACACGGCGGTGGTGGGCCCGCACGAGACGCTGCGACAGGTGGCGGAACGCACCGTGGGAGACCCGGGCGCCGCGGCGGAAATCCAGGCGCTCAACGGGCTCGCCACGGACACCGTGCCCGAGGGCACGCGGCTGAAGGTGCCTGGCGGGGAGCGCGCGCTGGCGCTGAAGGCGCTGGAGACGGCGCGCACCCTGGTGGGAGACGCGGGCGCGTCACCCGCCGCCGAGGCGCGGCTCAAGGAGGCGGAGGCGCACTTCCGCGCCGCCCGCTACGCGCAGGCCTCCGAGGCGGCCAACGCGGCCGGGAAGCAGGTGGCCGCCGCCCCCACGCCGCAGTCCTCCGCCTTCAGCGTGGAGGTGGGCCGTGACGGAGGCACCACCACCGTCACCGTAAAAAAGGGCCCGCCGGTGCGCGTGGAGGCCGAGGGCGTCACCCGGCCCGTGCCTCCGGGTGTGTCGATGAGCGTGGAGAGGGGCCAGCCGCCCCCCGCGCCGCCGCCGGCCCTGGTGGCGCCGCAGCCGGGATTCCCCGAGGATGGGGAGTTGCTGAAGCGACGTCCGGACCGGGCGGGCCGGCTGGGGCCGGTGAAGCTGAGCTGGGCGGGCGTGCCCGGAGCGGAGCGTTACGAGGTGGAAGTCCTGCGCGACATGGAAGGCACGCCGGTCTTCGTCCAGGCCGTGTCCGCCGTCGAGGTGAAGCTGCCCGTGCTGCCGGCGGGCCGCTACCGGTGGACGGTGCGCGCGGTGGGGGCTGCGGGCAAATCCGAGCCCGGGCCGGTCCGGCGCTTCGAGCTGGTGTCGGAGCGGTTGAAGCTCGAAGTGCAGAAGGGACAGTGGCAGTAG
- a CDS encoding HD domain-containing phosphohydrolase — MRLFKAILLLMLVVGFVPTLMVGWLSVSHTRELLVRDAQELAQERVKQLQLKAQDFLGEPTEVVLGLARVPGGFFTLPREAQQTHLASVLTQRREVLALTVFGPDRKRLPGLQAFSRHDVSPSALAAHEERARALLEKLDGLGYSDAVTGPDGAGPVVTLAFPVGEPVKGYISADLSLAGLRRMLEQERVGSTGFAYVADRHGHLVAGGGGVAGPGEDVSRRQPVAHLLMQLERHPDTETFHVGNFGEGRDAVVAAYTVLPETGWAIISEQPVEHAYRQVEAMERRILLGLGAAILVALVLAALFSRNLTRPLKGFTKGALELARGKFGVEVDVPQKNELGELAQTFNYMSKQLLAYDMENRGLYESLEKGYLETIVALANSIDSKDAYTRGHSQRVGDVAVEVGRELNLTERELRQLQYGGILHDIGKIGIVESILCKQSRLTDQEMAIMREHPAIGDAIIGPVSFLGAVRACVRHHHERWDGTGYPDRLAGEDIPLLARIVACADTFDACTSTRPYQKAMPLEKAMEILDNLSGAQLDPKVVLALRRVLAKQGVRLEGHRLPVKLAS; from the coding sequence GTGCGCCTTTTCAAAGCCATCCTCCTGTTGATGCTGGTGGTGGGCTTCGTCCCCACGCTGATGGTGGGCTGGCTCTCCGTGTCCCATACGCGCGAGCTGCTGGTGCGCGACGCGCAGGAGCTGGCGCAGGAGCGGGTGAAGCAGCTCCAGCTCAAGGCACAGGACTTCCTGGGCGAGCCCACCGAGGTGGTGCTGGGCCTGGCCCGCGTGCCCGGCGGCTTCTTCACGCTGCCCAGGGAAGCGCAGCAGACGCACCTGGCGTCGGTGCTCACGCAGCGGCGCGAGGTGCTGGCGCTCACCGTCTTCGGCCCGGACCGCAAGCGGCTGCCGGGGTTGCAGGCCTTCTCGCGGCACGACGTGTCCCCCAGCGCGCTGGCGGCGCACGAGGAGCGGGCCCGCGCGCTGCTGGAGAAGCTGGACGGGCTGGGCTACTCGGACGCGGTGACGGGGCCGGACGGCGCCGGGCCGGTGGTGACGCTGGCCTTCCCCGTGGGCGAGCCGGTGAAGGGCTACATCTCTGCGGACCTGTCGCTGGCGGGGCTGCGGCGGATGCTGGAGCAGGAGCGCGTGGGCAGCACCGGCTTCGCGTACGTGGCGGACCGGCACGGGCACCTCGTCGCGGGCGGCGGAGGCGTGGCGGGCCCGGGCGAGGACGTGTCGCGGCGCCAGCCGGTGGCGCACCTGTTGATGCAGTTGGAGCGCCACCCGGACACGGAGACGTTCCACGTGGGCAACTTCGGCGAGGGCCGGGACGCGGTGGTGGCCGCGTACACGGTGCTGCCGGAGACGGGCTGGGCCATCATCTCCGAGCAGCCGGTGGAGCACGCGTACCGGCAGGTGGAGGCCATGGAGCGCCGCATCCTCCTGGGCCTGGGCGCGGCCATCCTCGTGGCGCTGGTGCTGGCGGCGCTCTTCTCGCGAAACCTCACGCGGCCCCTCAAGGGCTTCACGAAGGGCGCGCTGGAGCTGGCGCGCGGCAAGTTCGGCGTGGAGGTGGACGTGCCGCAGAAGAACGAGCTGGGGGAGCTGGCCCAGACGTTCAACTACATGAGCAAGCAGTTGCTCGCGTACGACATGGAGAACCGCGGCCTCTACGAGAGCCTGGAGAAGGGCTACCTCGAGACCATCGTCGCGCTGGCGAACTCCATCGACTCGAAGGACGCGTACACGCGCGGCCACAGCCAGCGGGTGGGCGACGTGGCGGTGGAGGTTGGCCGCGAGCTGAACCTCACCGAGCGCGAGCTGCGGCAGCTCCAGTACGGCGGCATCCTCCACGACATCGGGAAGATTGGCATCGTCGAGTCCATCCTCTGCAAGCAGTCGCGGCTGACGGACCAGGAGATGGCCATCATGCGCGAGCACCCGGCCATCGGCGACGCCATCATCGGCCCGGTGAGCTTCCTCGGCGCGGTGCGCGCGTGCGTGCGCCACCACCACGAGCGCTGGGACGGCACCGGCTACCCGGACCGGCTGGCGGGCGAAGACATCCCCCTGCTGGCGCGCATCGTCGCGTGCGCGGACACGTTCGACGCGTGCACCTCCACGCGCCCGTACCAGAAGGCCATGCCGCTGGAGAAGGCGATGGAGATTCTCGACAACCTCAGCGGCGCGCAGCTGGACCCGAAGGTGGTGCTGGCGCTGCGGCGGGTGCTGGCGAAGCAGGGCGTGCGCCTGGAGGGCCACCGGCTGCCCGTCAAGCTCGCCTCGTAG
- a CDS encoding DUF971 domain-containing protein produces MSFWDRIKPAPKPVSGTEVRVSPDGSRLELGWDDGAKTSATAQVLRQQCPCAGCVDEWTNKRTLDATKVPAELRIKEVQPVGNYALAFAFSDGHTTGIYPWKLLREVTQPVT; encoded by the coding sequence TTGAGTTTCTGGGACCGCATCAAGCCCGCCCCCAAGCCCGTCTCCGGAACGGAGGTCCGCGTGTCTCCGGACGGCTCGCGGCTGGAGCTGGGCTGGGACGACGGGGCGAAGACGTCCGCCACCGCGCAGGTGCTGCGCCAGCAGTGCCCGTGCGCCGGGTGCGTGGACGAGTGGACGAACAAGCGCACCCTGGACGCGACGAAGGTGCCCGCGGAGCTGCGCATCAAGGAAGTGCAGCCGGTGGGCAACTACGCGCTGGCCTTCGCCTTCAGCGACGGCCACACCACCGGCATCTACCCCTGGAAGCTGCTGCGCGAGGTCACCCAGCCCGTCACCTGA
- a CDS encoding serine/threonine-protein kinase, which produces MRLLASGGMAELYLGVARTEGFERVVAIKRVLPHLAQEADIARMFVTEARLAMLLQHQNIATVYDVGQGPDGLFLVMELVDGWDLGVLLRTAARQGVRFPPHLAAFIVLQTQAGLAHAYRKLHEGRPVMAAHRDVSPSNLLVSREGEVKVTDFGIAKMEGGSFTEPGVFRGKEAYSAPEVLQGSPANALSDQFSLGIVFHELLVGRHPFHDVKEPMAVAYAILSREVPPLPPDVPAPLAEAVLRMLSRAPEQRFPTPEALSETLARWLARSGEPATSQALADFTRQLTLPPTLREQAEADVGGAKAAAVTRPSNPGPFSLSLSPVMEAEEEEALPGGPALSVSGRLIHRCARCGSPLSSPHAPCDRCAEELSPPSPAFAPVAPEAVVDASEEASTAAAYGSVPARTAAYGTPGHAAAPGVSGAASVRGGPGPESGSRPGVHAGAAASARGAMAPGGAAPGASTASGRSRPGTPPPPQSAPAVPSAEEFIPQRSVLQTPAESLELAERAPRPESDWQEMEDLPRPRRRWGRAVAVLGVLVVLLAGGLWAMSSGAMTVTGLLAKLGVPMPSPTLSIISSPPGATVLIDGREAGTTPLAVDNLYAAERPITLQLKLKGHRTWTGTFRGGEPVEFKVALER; this is translated from the coding sequence GTGCGGCTCCTGGCCTCCGGCGGCATGGCGGAGCTGTACCTCGGCGTGGCGCGCACGGAGGGCTTCGAGCGCGTGGTGGCCATCAAGCGCGTGCTGCCGCACCTGGCGCAGGAGGCGGACATCGCGCGGATGTTCGTCACCGAGGCGCGGCTGGCCATGCTGCTGCAGCACCAGAACATCGCCACCGTGTACGACGTGGGCCAGGGCCCCGACGGGCTCTTCCTGGTGATGGAGCTGGTGGACGGCTGGGACCTGGGCGTGCTGCTGCGCACGGCCGCGCGGCAGGGCGTGCGCTTCCCGCCGCACCTGGCGGCGTTCATCGTCCTCCAGACGCAGGCCGGCCTCGCGCATGCGTACCGGAAGCTGCACGAGGGGCGACCGGTGATGGCGGCCCACCGCGATGTGTCTCCGTCCAACCTCCTCGTGTCGCGCGAGGGCGAGGTGAAGGTGACGGACTTCGGCATCGCCAAGATGGAGGGCGGTTCCTTCACGGAGCCCGGCGTCTTCCGCGGCAAGGAGGCCTACAGCGCGCCCGAGGTGCTCCAGGGCTCGCCGGCCAATGCCCTCAGCGACCAGTTCTCCCTGGGCATCGTCTTCCACGAGCTGCTGGTGGGCCGGCATCCCTTCCACGACGTGAAGGAGCCCATGGCGGTGGCATACGCCATCCTGTCGCGCGAGGTGCCGCCGCTGCCACCGGACGTGCCCGCGCCGCTGGCCGAGGCCGTGCTGCGCATGTTGTCGCGAGCGCCCGAGCAGCGCTTCCCCACGCCCGAGGCCCTGAGCGAGACACTGGCGCGCTGGCTGGCCCGCTCCGGCGAGCCCGCGACGTCACAGGCGCTGGCGGACTTCACGCGGCAGCTCACCCTGCCGCCCACGCTGCGCGAGCAGGCCGAGGCGGATGTCGGCGGAGCGAAGGCGGCGGCCGTCACGCGCCCGTCGAACCCGGGGCCCTTCTCGCTTTCGCTCTCGCCCGTGATGGAGGCGGAGGAAGAGGAGGCACTGCCCGGCGGCCCCGCGCTCAGCGTCAGTGGGCGGCTGATTCACCGGTGTGCCCGCTGTGGCTCGCCGCTGTCCTCTCCGCATGCGCCGTGTGACCGGTGCGCGGAGGAGCTCTCCCCTCCTTCGCCGGCCTTCGCTCCGGTGGCTCCTGAAGCGGTGGTTGACGCCTCGGAGGAGGCTTCCACGGCCGCCGCGTATGGCTCGGTGCCGGCCCGTACCGCGGCGTATGGCACGCCGGGGCATGCGGCGGCTCCGGGTGTCTCCGGGGCGGCGTCCGTACGCGGCGGGCCTGGACCTGAATCGGGTTCACGGCCAGGGGTTCACGCTGGCGCAGCGGCGTCCGCGCGTGGGGCCATGGCTCCCGGTGGTGCCGCACCTGGTGCTTCCACGGCGTCGGGCCGCTCGCGCCCCGGCACGCCGCCTCCTCCGCAGTCCGCCCCCGCCGTACCATCCGCAGAGGAGTTCATCCCGCAGCGCAGCGTGCTCCAGACACCGGCCGAATCGCTGGAGCTGGCCGAGCGCGCGCCGCGCCCGGAGAGCGATTGGCAGGAGATGGAGGACCTGCCCCGCCCTCGAAGGCGCTGGGGGCGTGCCGTGGCGGTGCTTGGCGTGCTGGTCGTGCTCCTCGCGGGTGGGCTGTGGGCCATGTCCTCCGGCGCCATGACGGTGACGGGGCTCCTGGCGAAGCTGGGCGTGCCGATGCCCTCGCCCACCCTGAGCATCATCAGCAGCCCGCCGGGTGCCACCGTCCTCATCGACGGGCGGGAGGCAGGCACCACTCCCCTCGCGGTGGACAACCTCTACGCGGCGGAAAGGCCCATCACCTTGCAGCTCAAGCTCAAGGGCCACCGCACGTGGACGGGCACCTTCCGCGGCGGCGAGCCCGTCGAGTTCAAGGTCGCGCTGGAGCGCTGA
- a CDS encoding ClpXP protease specificity-enhancing factor SspB, translating into MDDKKGLDKKERLLAALDQGMVMIHLDARRPGVLVPASLRGEGHLRLNLSYRFDPPDLTVGEWGVRCTLSFSGSRFTVAVPWSALFAIASHVTKEFWMYPDDMPPELLQQPASARPPQPVPVVPVAAERPRTFLREVPMPGDTRASDAPEVPPTPPTDEPKDDPPTPRRGHLRLVK; encoded by the coding sequence ATGGACGACAAGAAGGGTCTCGACAAGAAGGAGCGGCTGTTGGCCGCGCTCGACCAGGGGATGGTGATGATCCACCTGGACGCGCGCCGCCCCGGTGTGCTCGTCCCCGCCTCTCTCAGGGGAGAGGGCCACCTGCGCCTCAACCTCTCCTACCGCTTCGACCCGCCGGATTTGACGGTGGGCGAGTGGGGCGTGCGCTGCACGCTGAGCTTCTCCGGCTCTCGCTTCACGGTGGCGGTGCCCTGGTCGGCGTTGTTCGCCATTGCCAGCCACGTGACGAAGGAGTTCTGGATGTACCCGGACGACATGCCGCCGGAGCTGCTCCAGCAGCCCGCGTCGGCGCGTCCGCCGCAGCCCGTGCCGGTGGTGCCCGTCGCCGCCGAGCGTCCGCGCACCTTCCTGCGCGAGGTGCCCATGCCGGGAGACACGCGCGCCAGTGACGCGCCCGAGGTGCCACCCACGCCGCCGACGGACGAGCCCAAGGACGATCCGCCCACGCCGCGCCGGGGCCACCTGCGCCTCGTGAAGTGA
- the smpB gene encoding SsrA-binding protein SmpB, which translates to MTSSGKSKGPGGEPGVKVITENRRARFDYTVDEKLEAGLELTGSEVKSLREGIANLSDAYALPKGSELFLLNANIGSYKAASVFDHLPTRGRKLLLHRAEIDRWAAKVRERGYSIIPLVLYFKNGRAKVELGLCRGKQHEDRRQDIKERETKREMDRAMRRR; encoded by the coding sequence ATGACATCCAGCGGCAAGTCGAAGGGACCCGGCGGTGAGCCCGGGGTGAAGGTCATCACCGAGAACCGGCGTGCGCGCTTCGACTACACGGTGGACGAGAAGCTGGAGGCCGGGCTGGAGCTGACCGGCAGCGAGGTGAAGTCGCTGAGGGAGGGAATCGCCAACTTGTCGGACGCCTACGCGCTCCCCAAGGGTAGCGAGCTGTTCCTGCTCAACGCGAACATCGGCTCGTACAAGGCCGCCAGCGTCTTCGACCACCTGCCCACCCGGGGCCGGAAGCTCCTGCTGCACCGGGCGGAAATCGACCGTTGGGCGGCGAAGGTGCGGGAGCGGGGTTATTCCATCATCCCGCTTGTGCTGTACTTCAAGAACGGGCGAGCCAAGGTGGAGCTGGGGCTCTGCCGCGGCAAGCAACACGAGGACCGGCGCCAGGACATCAAGGAGCGGGAGACGAAGCGGGAGATGGACCGGGCGATGCGCCGACGTTGA
- the panC gene encoding pantoate--beta-alanine ligase, with product MATAVLRTVAEVKAWVAGLRREGRRLALVPTMGYLHEGHLSLMREGRSRADVVATSIFVNPTQFGPREDLSRYPRDLEGDVAKCASAGVDVVFAPEDPKAMYPPGYQTYVEVTDVSQGLCGDRRPGHFRGVATIVTQLLCLFRPEVALFGEKDYQQLQVIKALNRDLHLGADIIGMPTVREPDGLAMSSRNAYLSPEERKRALSLSRGLKAAQALLREGTREAGVLVGAVRRELEAAGLREDYVELVDAERLKPLALVEPGQSARLLVAAFSGTTRLIDNMPLAG from the coding sequence ATGGCCACCGCAGTCCTGCGAACCGTGGCGGAGGTGAAGGCGTGGGTTGCGGGACTGCGCCGTGAGGGGCGCCGGCTCGCGCTGGTGCCCACCATGGGCTACCTGCACGAGGGGCACCTCTCGCTCATGCGCGAGGGGCGCTCCCGTGCCGACGTGGTGGCCACCTCCATCTTCGTCAACCCCACCCAGTTCGGTCCCCGGGAGGATTTGTCCCGCTACCCCCGCGACTTGGAGGGGGACGTGGCGAAGTGCGCCAGCGCGGGCGTGGATGTCGTCTTCGCGCCGGAGGACCCGAAGGCCATGTACCCCCCGGGGTACCAGACGTACGTGGAGGTGACGGACGTCAGCCAGGGCCTGTGTGGCGACAGGCGGCCCGGCCACTTCCGTGGCGTGGCCACCATTGTCACCCAGTTGCTGTGCCTCTTCCGGCCGGAGGTGGCGCTCTTCGGGGAGAAGGACTACCAGCAGCTCCAGGTCATCAAGGCGCTGAACCGCGATTTGCACCTGGGCGCGGACATCATCGGAATGCCGACGGTGCGCGAGCCGGACGGGTTGGCGATGAGCAGCCGCAATGCCTACCTGTCCCCCGAGGAGCGGAAGCGGGCGCTCTCCCTCTCGCGTGGGCTGAAGGCGGCCCAGGCCCTGCTGCGGGAGGGCACCCGGGAGGCGGGCGTGCTGGTGGGCGCCGTGCGGCGCGAGCTGGAGGCGGCGGGCCTGCGCGAGGACTACGTGGAATTGGTGGACGCGGAGCGGCTGAAGCCCCTGGCCTTGGTGGAGCCCGGCCAGTCTGCTCGCCTGCTCGTCGCGGCCTTCAGCGGGACGACACGCCTCATCGACAACATGCCGCTGGCCGGTTAG